One Antennarius striatus isolate MH-2024 chromosome 9, ASM4005453v1, whole genome shotgun sequence genomic window, cgatgacactgcaattgtggcatgtatccgggagggtgatgagggggagtacagggcattgggggctgacttcgtggagtggtgccaacagaaccagctccagctcaacatctccaagacgaaggggatggtgctggatttctggcgggcacccccctctccacagccagtgatcatcgagggcagtgaggtggaagtGGTGGGTAAACTATACtgtaagtacctgggactgcagctagacagcagactggactggtcactcaactcagactgcgtgtacaagaaggggcagagcaggatgtacttcctgaggaggctggcctccttcaacatctgtcctaagctccttctcatgttctatcagtctgtagtctccactgtgctgtcatacgccattgtgtgttggggtggggggccaggaaaagagatatggatcgTCTTAACAggctcatccgcagagcgggctcagtggtcgggctgagtctggactctgtggagacagttctggggagcaggaccatgtctaaagtcagggccatcatgaacaacaccaggcaccccctacacaccaccttctcccagcagaggaacaccttcagcggcagaatgctgtcacacagcacctccacagagaggctgaggtcctccttcgtgccccgtgccatcagggggtacaatgactctctcaggaggagcaggggggaggaggCGAGGTctgcacgcggttgaatggaggaTGAACCAGATATTATATGTTGTGATATGAGATAGTTGTGATATAagatagtgacgccttacattgtaagaagggtgtaccttacccaccatgtgggcctcctgctaattatcacttgcactttttatttttatttgttattttattttattcaattttatactgtttatattttagtgataataTAGTATAtatcctgttaatgctacatgtgtctgctagtgtagtgtatgtcttgtgttatgtcctttggtgtcagtgtttcttttttttatatccagtatttattcattaataaataaagtctatctatctatctatctatctatctatctatctatctatctatctatctatctatctatctatctatctatctatctatctatctatctatctatctatctatctatctatctatctatctatctatctgtctgtctatctatctatctatgaaatTGGCTGccaaagggaaataaaaaataagacttttGCCAGCTGCTGAAAACTTACAAACTAAGATAGATTCATGTCCACACTATGCTAGTATgaatataaattacattaatgacTGCATTGGATGATGTCTGTATTTACACAGTAAATTGAAATAGTTGAAGCAATTGTTTATCAAAATAATATGAGATTGAATATCGGCCCTGTAGTTCTGAATGGTTAAGGTAAATACGTGTTTGTGGACATACAGAATTGTAACTTACTAAACGCTTAACGTGCTTTTTCAGCACAGAGTCAGCTGTATTTAGTGAATTGGGCTTGAGCTCAACTATTTTTTGTAAGTTTTAATCATTAAGATCATTGATGACCAAATACTACTAGGTTCAAAGCACACACTATCATCCCTACCAGCAGATGGACGACAGGCAGCAGGAAGGGGAACAATCAATGACATTACCATTCAGTTCAGGAAGAACCatctttaaaatgttcaaatttatTGTTAGTGTGACAAATTCTCCCTGATGTGTTAATCTACActctagagacacacaaagaTAACATATGATTTAATGATGATTAGAAATATGTGACTTAAATCGATTAAGATTTAAACGAAAGCTTCTACATGACacctaaatatttaataaattatgtGAACCTCAAAGTCATTTGATCAGATTTTGATACACACACAAGCGCCTGGTGACAAGCTAAGAATAAGGTGTTGGAGTTTTAAGTGAGATGTTGACAGTCACTGTGGGTAAAACAGAGTTACATCTATGAATAAATGATTCACTCACGctaaatcatcatcattacacAAAGAAACACTCACTTAGATTTATTACTTCCGGATGTCCAGCGAACAtatgtttaatttgtttactCTGGACAAGAAAACCTCTAATGGCTGCACTTTAAAccctacagtgtgtgtgtgtgtgtgtgtgtgtgtgtgtgtgtgtgtgtgtgtgtgtgtgtgtgtgtgtgtgtgtgtgcgtgcatgtttgtgtgagtgcATGCGTCTGTGCACCTCtatgtatgtgagtgtgtttgtatgtggccgagagaagaaaaggagaatgAATCTCCTGTTTGTTTCATCATTATTGAAAACTgctaaaagacaaaaagaagaacCAGAAAAGCCCCCACATAATCCCATTTTGAATTCCCACAGAAATATGTGAATTTGGCCAATCAAAAGCGTGTTCAGTGACTGTGAAGATGCAGAATCCTTCTTAGAACAGCAGATATAACTACAGTGTCTCTCTGACATCAGTGGTAGCTGAGTGTTCAGGTAAGGTCCAGGCGTCTCCTGCAGGAGTCCCTGAATGACGTTCACGGTGGATTCGCTCCCCCCCACGAGCCTGGTGAGTAACATGCACTCTGAAAGCCTCCAGCCCTGTTGGAAACTAAATATGTCCTTTGCATGGCTATAACACAAACCCAAGTGCTCTAAGTCTGATCTTGATGATGACGTATCACCAAAACTGTAGCACGCGTTCATCTCCAGGGGCCGTGGTAAAGGATTTTGGCAGTGTCTGCATTGATTTGCAAAAGCAAGAAATCTCTTCTTTTTGGTCACCGTGCAAAGACTTGCTGAAGGCTCTGCAGCCCGTCATGCTTCACCTCTTGAGGATATGATTTTGCATCCGCTCACCGAAGTAGATCTTCTGTCCGTGCTCAAGAGCCTGTTGGGTAATCCAGGCTTTGAAGCATGAACAGCTCCAGAAGTAGCTCTGGTGTACATGGAGACTTACTTTattttagatcattttagttGTCAGCAACCTGTGGAGTAACATGGACTGCAGATTTAATATCAAAAGCTGATTCATCCTTGTTGCACCATCTGTCCAAAGCTCTTCACacaacagatttaaaatataaatatcactAGACACGCTGACCAAGACATGACAGGGGGAAAAAACTGTTTCCTTCATGTCCCATTTATCCTACCCGTCTTTAATTTCTGTCCCGACTGACTCAACTGTCCAGAATGTTCTCATTTCCACTGTAGGACGACACACACCTGCCAATCCTCCACTAAGCAGCAAAAAACATCCCACAAATAGACGATAGTACTGCAGTACCCATCTGCCCTCTCTCCAGTTCATCATCCAGTCGAGAGCTTCATGTTGACTCTGCTGCTCCCCCATCATTGTGTCTCTTCTTTCCAAAGgtctgtatttgttttgtgtctttaatgCATCTTATCTGCTTTGTTACAGCAATGCTAGTTTTCAAGGGAGCTTGAGAGAAGGTGAACTAAAAAtggcaggtgtgagtgtgattggTGAGACAGCCTGGTGAAAAGACAGGATGATCTGCTGAGCCTCACCCTGAGGCCAGGAGGAAAACATCTCGCTTTGCTTAGACCAACATTATAAATACCGATCAGCTCTCTTTCCATTTCCAGGCTTTGGGCTCAACTTGTTCTGTGTTTGCCCAGTCTGTTGTCTGAGACACACTGCCTCCCTGTGGAACAACATTGGAACTGGGACGGATGGagcggcaaaaaaaaaagacatttaaaacaaactcttcaatatattataattatggACTGAGATATTTCAAAAGAAGGCAAGAaaggaatgaataaataaaatactactTAGAAGGGATAAGAGAATTAAAATAAGGGGTTGTTATTAACATCACAATTCGGGcagaaaatgcatgaaaatcaATGGAGATTGAAAACTATCTCAAATAATTGACAGCCTCTAGCAGCCAGTGGAAAAGTAGTGAAGGATTTGCGCTGAAATCTTTCACTCATCTGTGACGCTGAGGAGTTCAGCATCTACAATTTTCCCTTTGGTGGAAAATGACATGATTTTTGTCTTTAGTGCTTAAAATCGTAATCGCTTCTggcaaaatcaaatttaaaacaatcGTAACACAATAAATAATGATCTTTGCACGTAGTGGAAACAGGCCTTCGTTTTTTGTGAAGGTGTTTTAATAGTAACGCTCTTTCCTGTGGTAACAGCCCACAAGTTTAGGCTGAAGGCtagaaagcaaaaaataaatgaaaaattaataaaagaataaaagaagacaaaaggaATATATTAAAGCAAATTTGAACCTCCTACTTCTCAGTCATTGTTGCTGTGGTCAACAACTAGGAGTGTCAAAATGCAATGATTGGTGATGAATTGAGAAGATTCCTCCCTTTTCCCACTTAGACACGCAGTCCAAAGGGAAACCAGTGCTGTGAatggtgaagaagtgtgtagtGACAAAACTGACTTAACCTCCACCTCAAGCATTTAAAGATCAGGTCACAACTCAACGTTATACGTCCTGGTACTCTTATCAGTAGTACAGCACTGTATACCATTTTCCAGCATCCCTCTCACTAAGAGCCGTTTAGCTGTATTCGGTGTATTCCAGGTGGAAAACTTGTGCCAGACCTCAGGGAAGGCCGTAAGAACCGCCTTGAAGCAAATGTACGAAAGCATACAGTAATAAAGTAAATGAGGCAGtcttaatgcatttttttattgacagtaCAGACCGTTCTGTAGAATAGAACATTTCAGTCCCTGAACAGAAGGTATATTTTCCTCCTCATTGAAAACATTGAACTTAATTCCCTGTTTTTGTTCTACTATAACAGTAAATGTGTCGGGTCAAAGTGACCGTATTGTTATATGTCTCACACATTTACAATGTCAGGTTAACACAAGCTGATCAACTTAaatcaacatactgtacattaatacATGGCCCTATATTACTGTTTAATAACTTACATTcagcttcacacacaaacacacaccgtaAGCCTTCAGTCTTGAATACTTGAATTGTTGTCTGACTGATTTCTTTCTCCAAAGTCTACAACTGgtttaaaatggaaatgtttcTGTAAGGCCAAGAATATGTTTAGCATTCAGTCTTCATAACATCCTAATAACAGTCCTTCAGACATTATTATGCATACCTCTAACACACTCATGTgttcaataaatatattttagaacTATTAATCTCTCATTAAAACCTTCAATCCAGCATCTCACCGCTGTAGGAGTCTAACCGGTGACATCACTTCACTGGATAGAGGTGTTTCTGATGTCTGATGGGTGTCTAATTTTCTCTGGCACTAAAAACATCCTTTCAAAAACAATCAGTAGTAAAATccaacattttgacatttcgAGTTGCTTTTAGTTACattcaaaaaacagacaaactgtCATTTTTCTACCCACAGACACGAGTTGACAAAATAAATGCCAGGATggcattttcttatttttgactGGCATCATGGAGTAAAAAGTACATTTGTGCAAAATGACTTAAACTCTGTGTCGCTGCGGTACCACACACTCTGCGCAAGACTGGACTTTGGTTTCGATTCGAGGTGCTTTGACCTTTGGGATGTCGTGCCTCTTTCCGGATTGAGGCAGAACACACAGCACTGGTTTCCTGCAGCTATGCCTCTGGTTTTCTGCTGTCACAGTGTTTTAGCAGGTGTCTGTATGGCAGGACCTGGTCTGACTTTATGTGGTACATGTTCCAAATGAGAGCGATGCATCCCCAGATCCAATAGGAGACGCAAACAAAGAAAGAGGTTAATCATCCCATATGAAATAGATGCTTCACCCGGACTCATTAGGTGATGAAAACAAAGGGCAGTGAATGCACAGGCACAAATGAGCATGTGTGGAGACACTCAGTCTGTTCAGATGCAAAGCATTAATTTGTGCAATTATTCTAATTGACTCCCTCTGCTGcataaaaataatgcatttatcAAACAAAGTGAACGACACTCCAGTAAGATAGAGTATCAGTTATATTTAGGCACAAACCAGTAAAAGATGCAATAAATCCACAATCCAGATTATTTTAACGATGCAGAATCACagatagaagaaaaacagtggatttcatttcacttcattGAAATATAAAGCAGATTCAGACAAGgttgcagctaaaaaaaaaaaataccagaGGCCTGAGTATAAGATGACCACGTTTTGCTCTCTGAAGGAAACAACATTCTCAAATTGAATGTGATGACACGCCTGATCAGAAATAACAATTAGTGACAAAATATGTTAATTTGTTTATACTTAAGTAAAGCTAGTAAATTAGTCTCCTTCTGTGTTGTTGATCCCTACCTGGTTGTCTTTGATGGGAAACTTTGTTCAGGGGATCCTCCAGCTTAGACCAGACATACGTGTTTGATAAACATACTATGTGGAGATAAATATTAACATCAAGGCTACAAATGCTCCTGTATTATGTCTAAAAGGAATATAAGTCAGCTGTTTATTCCTAAACAAACTGCATAAATAATCGTCTTACATTCAGGCCTGTAGAGTACTCTTCCATAGTGACGAGACAGTTGTGGGAATGCTCTGCAGTTCCTTCACCAGACTGCACTTTAACACACTTTAATGTATGCTGCAGGTACATCTTACGCAACACACAGTTACAACGGACACTGAAGGCAACGTACTCCAACATCATGAGTCAGCTCTGACACTGATGTCCATATATGGTATTTGGCTTTGTAAATGCATCTTTATGTGAGACCTCACATGTAACACATCAACCATCTCCAGTCACGTCAGAGTCTCATTGGCTGTTTCTTGCTGAATGGTTCGGTCCACCGTTTGgtcgtgtgtgtctgtgtgtgacggTCTGTGGGGTGACCGTTTCCAGTGTGTGTAATgtctgtggggtgtgtgtggcCTTCGTGACCTGTGTGTGATTTGCTTGTTGGGTTTGTGTAGTTTGCATCGTATGCGGTATGAGTATCTCCGTGCTGGGGGGGCCTCCTGGGTCTTTCATGGCCATACTGGCCCCAACCATGGCAGGGTAGCTTCGATTCCTTCTCAGCCCCGCATTCAAGCCTGGAAGCCCCCCACCCAGTGCGCTGTTCCCCAGTCCAGTAGACCCGAAGGGCGCTAACAGCGTACTCCCAGGTGAAACTGAAGCAGCATGGGGGGGGAGCGTGCggaaacatttcagtttgtccACAAGTCTCAGCTTCAGCATTTCTGTCTGGCTGTCTTCATCTGTTTTCCCCCCTCGATCCCTCTCTGCCTCCCCCAGCACCTCCCTCAGGATGGTACGAGCCGGTTTGGAAGCGAGGAAGGCGTCGTGAAACGGGGCGTCATCGCCGGAAGGGCTGAACTGGAAAACTGGACGAGTGGTGGAGCATTTGGAAAGAGGGGAGTTGGGTGGGGTGGACGGCTGGAGGACGAGGGTGTCAGGACGTTTTTTCAGCGGCGGGGGTTCCACCTCCTCTTGTTTCCCATGGCTCCACTGCGTGCTTTCTCCTCTCACGGGAGTTGAAGCTCCACTAGCGTCCAATCCGCGGTCCCAGCTGCGGGGGTCGTACACCGAAGCAGAAATCCCACGCTCCAGCAGGAGGCGCACCAGGCCCAGAGACGTGCTGGTGGTCTTTGTGGAGTCCCTCAGATTGGTGGAGGACTCGGCTAGAgacagagaaagggagaggCGGCGCGGGGTGCAGCAGGGGGTGTAGGAAGGTGTAGGTGGTGCAGAGAAGGGTATGGGGGTAGAAGTGGGAGGAGTGGTGCCAACGCAGGAAATATTCTGAATAGATGCTACTGGACTGCAtgaaggaaaagacaggaggaagaaaacGGATGCagggacagaaagacaagaacACTAGTTATAGGAACATGAAGGCTTACAGCTACACCGTACACAACAACACAAGCGTGAAAATCTATTGAGGTGTCACCACCTGGTCTCCATCTGATCCTGGGTCATGTGGGCCAAGTGGTCTAACGTAAAGGTATCGCAAAGCCCTTAGAGTCGAAGCAAAATGCTAAATGTCATTAACAGGATGCTGTGAGTGGTTTAGTTTGAGCTTCAGATAGCTGCTGCTGTCTTCTGTGAGGGTTTGTCAAGACTCTGCTGCTGAGTTATTCAGTTTTCCCACAGTAGATGCAGTCTGGTAGATCTGCAGATGCCCTAAAGCCGTGCTCCTCAGTTGTTTTTAGTTAAGCCCCCCGTAGAAAGAAGAAAACCCCACTTTCTtccatgcagtgtgtgtgtgcttgtgtgtgtgtgtgtatgcacgtaCATGCTCGGTGAAAAAAACACTATACCATAAGAGAGTAGTAAATACTCATTGCGCACGCTTCATGACTTACAGTTATTGGTACATTACTTGTAGATGTGACAGCAAATACTACCACCTACTGGAGCAGATGtacaattacactttattctcttcatcaatgaaaaatgaaatggtaGTTTCACCCCCTCAAATAGAGGGGTGTGCCCTCCAAGGGGGGCACGGCCCCGTTGTTCCCTTATTATCTGCACTATTCTGCTCAAAACCAGACAGACTTGGATTTGATCAGTGATTAGAGTCACAGAGTTGTCAGTAGCTGATTGGTGGATTAGGAACATACTGTATTGACAGGCACACTGctgatgttatttgtttttgcacACACCCACAGTCTTTAGGAATACACTCCCATGCATCGCCTCACCCAGTTGCACCTGAGTGGGTGCACTCAATGAGTCTGCTCTACTTCAGCCATGACAACCATATGATACAGCTCcatctcatcttcctcatcacttGACCTGCCGAGGCCAATCAGAAGGTAGTGGCTTAGAGAGTACGAAGTCAGCCGTGTGCTGTGGTATCAACAGAGTCGTTCCTCTAATGAATCTAATGAAGGCAAGCTGCTTCTTCACCAAGAACAGCTACTTTAGTTATGGTACTGTTTTTGTACCCTGAGGAgtacaaaacatttatatctACACACCAATGTATAGAATATTTTGCTACGTACAGTTTAAAATGGAGTACAGTACAACTGTGATGAAAACCAGTCAGACATTTAACATATCTACCTGTGGGACAcagaggtcagctgatcagACGGGTGGAGAATCCTGCAGGTGGTGAAGGTGTATGTAGAGCTGGTGTGGGACACACACTTTCCTGGGAAATTAACTAGAGAAGACAAACAGAATAAAGGAGAGGGCTCAAAATGAGAGTCCAAACGTACCAAGTAAGACTGggaaaaaacacagaacacagtgatctgcagcaaaaaaaacagtatGATGACAGAGAGATaaggaaaggaaaagggaaGGCGGCATCAATCAGATTCTTAGTTGAACATGCAGGAGAGACGATGATGTGTCCAGAAAGTTTGAAGCAGAAATGGACCAATTGTTTTAGATTCACTTCAGTCAAGAATGGAATCACTGATTCACCCTCTCTCAACAATTTAGTCTGTATCTCTTCAAAACTTGACTATATGTGTGGACCAAAGCAGTAGTAAGTCTcaatttagtttatttgaaggggACAATGCAATTTTATAGACACATGAttatacatggttaaaaaaagccagaattagccagaaggtTAGTTTTCATCTATTTAATCAAATagatcatctcatctacatgTCAGCGGTGATAAATTTGGAGCAGTGGAAACGTTTTTCGTTAAATCTTTTATTGCCTGGATGATGCCTCATGTGTTCTCAGTCAGTTACTGAATACACCAGCTCGATACCAGTAACGTAGTTACTGAACATAACCGTTACCCAGAATGTCTGCATGGTACGCTGGCATTTCAGTGTCAATGCTGACTGTTAGAAGAAATACAGTCCAGATTAACATGTGTTGAGACAggaatttaatttgataaaagaaaacacagttgCTGGTCATCAGTGAGCCTGAGATGATTAGAACGACACTAGAATAGGAAAAGACACCCTGAAGACGTAGCAGGGAACAGGAATCACTGAGGAATTAAAAAATAAGCATCACTGGTTGAAATGACACACCCCAGTGTCAGGAGGTGTGGACAGAGAGGGaagatgtgaatgaatgaacaaataaatacatgtacTCTGTGCTGGAGGTGGATGGCTGCACACACAGGATGCCGTAGGGCCGGGTGGGTGTTGCGCACACGGCACATGCAGGATGGGGCGTCACACACTGGGTTGTGGAATGTCTTGTGAATGCCCTCCCCCATTTACCTCACAAACCCCTCTTCTTAAgccacccccccttccccatcCCTGTTCTACCCATGCTGCAGGGATACATGGGATGGTGGATGCAGTGACCTCAGCTAAGAACTCCCTCACCAGGCATGGAGGCAGCATGTAAGGCCTGGAGCTCCTTCAGGTCCACATGTCCATTCATCTCTGAAGAGGAGcggagaggagatgaagaaggggAGGGTGTGCTGAAGGAAAGCGGTGCGTTTATAATATGCCCTTCTGTCCGGTGAATTGCATCTCCAGCTTTGCACGTTTCTCCTTGCGATGTTTCTGATTCGTTATTATCATCAACAGGTCCATTTTGGTTGCAGCAGACAGGTGAAGGGGAGGTAGAGCGAGTCAGATCCTGGGGAGCAGAGCTCTCTCCTGGCAGCCCGGTGAATGAGTCACATGACAGCTCGTCCTCTTCTGGTTGGTCCAGTTGCCAGTtgtcttcctgttcctgttcgtCCGTTAAGGTACGGAAGCCCTTTGTGACCACGCCAGGCCGATGGTCCAGCAGAGCACCCATGTGGGGTTGAGCCAACTGCTGCCATGCATGGAGGGTAGCAGAGCCtggaaaaacagcagaaaggGGTTAGATAATCTtgtctgctgctctgtgaaaaaaaaaaaaagacatttggcATTTGATCGAATTGCTATATTTCTCTTATATTTCTATGAactataaatttaaatttacatttcatatttttaatagaAATATCTGTgatatctgtaaaaaaaactgtacaaCTGGACATCTAGAAATggcagtcaaataaaaaaaatagtctaGAAATGCTGATGGTAAAGAACCAAATGTGGCCATTTAAGAACAACTTCATCATTGTTGTCTTAAACTGGACTGTATTTTAAAGCGGAAATGTGGCACCTCCTCTCTTTGAACGATGtcagtacacaaacacaaaaagaacacaaaacgAATGAGAGGAAGGAAGGTGGGAAAATTAGTGTGGTTTTAATGAAGAGGCTCTGAACAGAGAATACTGAAGgctgaagacaaaaaagaagaaagaagaaaagaaaataacaaatgtgCATTAATGTGGGATGAGCACTCACTCCTTCATGGTGAGGAATACTCTCAAAAGCTTGtgtgacatgtttgtgtgacagaaatATTTAATGATCAAGCTGTCATACAAATAAATTTCCCAAATAACATTTGACCTGAAAAGCAACAAGAAACGTCAAGACATGGTTGAGTGTTCAACACTGGGTGGAGCCGCAAGATAGGAAATACATCTGTGACTACTTGttgataaaaaaatcaaactggaGGTCACACTGtttaaaaattttcttttttggtgaggtgtgttcgtgtgtgtgtgagtggggggGCATTCAATGTTAAACTTCAGGTAGACAATTTTATCTCAAAACCAATTCATTATGGAAATAAATGATTATAGGATGATAGACCCTATTAAACAGAGATCATGCTCACTGCTTTATAACGATATTGAGACAGCCATTCTATACTTCACCGAGCAGCGAGGTTGTGTATGTCTGCAGTAAAAGGACTGCTGTAGATTTAAATTGCCCCCCCTGTTGCTCCAGCACCACCAGCAGGGTCTCTACATGATCCTCTGAAGCTCTGAGCCACATTCTGGATGGACATTGCTTATGAAAAATCATAAATGATACTTGTGCTCAGAAGGGTTCTACAGCGGTTCTGTGATTGGGTTTCACTCGTCAAAGTAGAAATATAAAATTTGTCTGGCTTGAATTGTGTTGCTGTTACGGGTTGTTTTCAGTGTGCTCTGCATTCTGAGGATAAGCAGACTTGTGTCTCTGTGAGGAATATTCACCTTCTAGGGGCTTCACAATTTGCAGCTTCTCCGGCAGGTAGGATCTGGCTGTGAATGCATATCCTGACCAGATGCTTCCCAGGGAGGGATGTGAGCACAGCGACAGCAGGCTCTCAGTTGGCGTTCCTGGGCTTCCGCTACTCCCCCTGCAGCCTTTTTCATCCTCTTTTGCCAGGTAAGCCagcttcctctccctctcttcctcaaAGAAGCGTTTTTCTGAGAGGTAGTTGTCACGGCGGAGAGACAGACGCCGCAGGGCTGCCTCCAGGTCCCTGCTGCCGGGGGTCCCTGGAGTACCAGGAGGCCACTTGTTGGAATCCTCTGAGCTGGAAACAGGCATAAGGTTGAAAATTGATGGGTGTCACTGAAAATATTCAAGTCTTTctgttattttgtgatttttgattGGCCGTCTTGTTAGAAGAAATTTTAAAGAAAGTGACTGAAAATCAGATGCATAAAATCCTTCATCAAAATCTGCATCAAAAAGTGTAAAATATGAGTGGCAGCGTGGATTCATCCATACCCATCGTCTGACCCCATGATGCTGCTCGTCCTGTTGTCCAGGATGTTCCCACTCCCCATCTCACTGCCATACACAGAGTTGGAGCAGGGTGTTCCCACTCTGCTCGAGCGCCCTGAGGTGAGGCATGAGGTCTGATTGGAGCCGGGGATgttgaggggggagggggccaGTGAGGAACGCTGCTGACGCATTAGGTTCAGGTTTTTGACTGTCTGGAACACTCGCTTTGGCTGCAATCTGAACAAAAGTGATGAAAAATCATTTCAGTGCATCCAACATGAAACATTTCACTATTACATTGAAGCAAACCATGGAGATACTTCTCTACGTGTGTTTTATCTGA contains:
- the LOC137601130 gene encoding trafficking kinesin-binding protein 1-like isoform X3; the encoded protein is MKRRGQSRAQRFVKTDYYELDWCYEECTDVLCADRVGQMTKTYSDIDAVSRLLEEKERDLELAARIGQSLLKKNKALSERNEFLEDQSDHVREELSQLRHDLSMKDELLQFYTNAAEESEGESTTTTPVRPTEPSVSAPVFFPLDSLQKKLKDLEEENKSLRSEASHLETETISYEEKEQQLVNDCVKELRNSNLQISSLSEELARKSDDASRQQEEITHLLSKIVDLQKKAKLYAVENEELTQHLGAAKDAQRQLTAELREIQDKYAECMEMLHEAQEELKNLRNKTLPLSTQRRFHSLGLFPMDSLAAEIEGTMRKELQMDDPDVEEQRLQPKRVFQTVKNLNLMRQQRSSLAPSPLNIPGSNQTSCLTSGRSSRVGTPCSNSVYGSEMGSGNILDNRTSSIMGSDDGSEDSNKWPPGTPGTPGSRDLEAALRRLSLRRDNYLSEKRFFEEERERKLAYLAKEDEKGCRGSSGSPGTPTESLLSLCSHPSLGSIWSGYAFTARSYLPEKLQIVKPLEGSATLHAWQQLAQPHMGALLDHRPGVVTKGFRTLTDEQEQEDNWQLDQPEEDELSCDSFTGLPGESSAPQDLTRSTSPSPVCCNQNGPVDDNNESETSQGETCKAGDAIHRTEGHIINAPLSFSTPSPSSSPLRSSSEMNGHVDLKELQALHAASMPVNFPGKCVSHTSSTYTFTTCRILHPSDQLTSVSHSPVASIQNISCVGTTPPTSTPIPFSAPPTPSYTPCCTPRRLSLSLSLAESSTNLRDSTKTTSTSLGLVRLLLERGISASVYDPRSWDRGLDASGASTPVRGESTQWSHGKQEEVEPPPLKKRPDTLVLQPSTPPNSPLSKCSTTRPVFQFSPSGDDAPFHDAFLASKPARTILREVLGEAERDRGGKTDEDSQTEMLKLRLVDKLKCFRTLPPHAASVSPGSTLLAPFGSTGLGNSALGGGLPGLNAGLRRNRSYPAMVGASMAMKDPGGPPSTEILIPHTMQTTQTQQANHTQVTKATHTPQTLHTLETVTPQTVTHRHTRPNGGPNHSARNSQ
- the LOC137601130 gene encoding trafficking kinesin-binding protein 1-like isoform X1; the protein is MELIAAGIRAEQSNQTDEDKEYVRLASCGSMEQEEDEEEEEEVVAEYVCLPGHGSTEQEDEEEMDEEQQVLCEVLCADRVGQMTKTYSDIDAVSRLLEEKERDLELAARIGQSLLKKNKALSERNEFLEDQSDHVREELSQLRHDLSMKDELLQFYTNAAEESEGESTTTTPVRPTEPSVSAPVFFPLDSLQKKLKDLEEENKSLRSEASHLETETISYEEKEQQLVNDCVKELRNSNLQISSLSEELARKSDDASRQQEEITHLLSKIVDLQKKAKLYAVENEELTQHLGAAKDAQRQLTAELREIQDKYAECMEMLHEAQEELKNLRNKTLPLSTQRRFHSLGLFPMDSLAAEIEGTMRKELQMDDPDVEEQRLQPKRVFQTVKNLNLMRQQRSSLAPSPLNIPGSNQTSCLTSGRSSRVGTPCSNSVYGSEMGSGNILDNRTSSIMGSDDGSEDSNKWPPGTPGTPGSRDLEAALRRLSLRRDNYLSEKRFFEEERERKLAYLAKEDEKGCRGSSGSPGTPTESLLSLCSHPSLGSIWSGYAFTARSYLPEKLQIVKPLEGSATLHAWQQLAQPHMGALLDHRPGVVTKGFRTLTDEQEQEDNWQLDQPEEDELSCDSFTGLPGESSAPQDLTRSTSPSPVCCNQNGPVDDNNESETSQGETCKAGDAIHRTEGHIINAPLSFSTPSPSSSPLRSSSEMNGHVDLKELQALHAASMPVNFPGKCVSHTSSTYTFTTCRILHPSDQLTSVSHSPVASIQNISCVGTTPPTSTPIPFSAPPTPSYTPCCTPRRLSLSLSLAESSTNLRDSTKTTSTSLGLVRLLLERGISASVYDPRSWDRGLDASGASTPVRGESTQWSHGKQEEVEPPPLKKRPDTLVLQPSTPPNSPLSKCSTTRPVFQFSPSGDDAPFHDAFLASKPARTILREVLGEAERDRGGKTDEDSQTEMLKLRLVDKLKCFRTLPPHAASVSPGSTLLAPFGSTGLGNSALGGGLPGLNAGLRRNRSYPAMVGASMAMKDPGGPPSTEILIPHTMQTTQTQQANHTQVTKATHTPQTLHTLETVTPQTVTHRHTRPNGGPNHSARNSQ